A genomic region of Arachis hypogaea cultivar Tifrunner chromosome 5, arahy.Tifrunner.gnm2.J5K5, whole genome shotgun sequence contains the following coding sequences:
- the LOC140184891 gene encoding uncharacterized protein, protein MDARSVLYGDEKEQYKMVRDYGLTLLKTNPSSTVQICAKPQPNGEVIFERMYVCLSGCKNGFKAGCCPLIGLNRAFLKTQFGGQILSAVGQDTNHHIYVIGFHQFASYLTEMLIGIAPIIVDYYGEGEFMLGTVMVIDHDSQELIHYVSLNDHDWQGLISAVLEGDLWECARAKTYQELRDEIDKIKRLNEDAWPYLDKWQRDAWARSAFSHKPKLDSICNNACEVFNAKIKDARAKPIITLLEEPSSEDIEGGGDSGGSGTALELLDFTWTPNITEISATVAQLFKMMHGYLKEISKKEKKRE, encoded by the exons ATGGATGCTAGAAGTGTACTGTATGGTGATGAAAAGGAACAATATAAGATGGTGAGGGACTATGGCTTGACTTTGCTAAAAACCAATCCCAGTTCAACAGTGCAAATATGTGCCAAACCTCAACCAAACGGAGAAGTTATTTTTGAGAGAATGTATGTGTGCTTAAGTGGTTGTAAAAATGGGTTCAAAGCTGGCTGCTGTCCTTTAATTGGATTAAATAGAGCATTTCTGAAGACTCAATTTGGTGGACAAATTCTGTCAGCAGTTGGACAGGATACAAACCATCATATCTACGTCATTGG GTTTCATCAGTTTGCAAGTTATTTGACTGAAATGTTGATTGGCATAGCACCTATTATTGTT GACTATTATGGGGAGGGTGAGTTTATGTTAGGGACTGTTATGGTGATCGACCATGATTCGCAGGAACTAATACACTATGTGTCATTAAATGACCATGATTGGCAGGGACTAATATCAGCAGTGCTAGAG GGGGATTTGTGGGAATGTGCAAGGGCAAAGACTTATCAAGAGTTAAGGGATGAAATAGACAAGATAAAAAGACTGAATGAAGATGCATGGCCATATTTAGATAAATGGCAAAGAGATGCATGGGCTAGAAGCGCATTCAGCCATAAGCCGAAGTTGGATAGCATTTGTAACAATGCATGCGAGGTGTTCAATGCAAAGATCAAGGATGCAAGAGCCAAGCCCATTATAACATTGTTGGAGGAG CCCTCATCCGAAGACATTGAGGGTGGCGGCGATAGCGGTGGTAGTGGAACTGCACTAGAACTACTTGACTTCACTTGGACTCCTAATATAACAGAAATTTCAGCAACTGTTGCTCAATTATTTAAAATGATGCATGGTTACTTGAAAGAAAtatcaaaaaaggaaaaaaaaagagaataa
- the LOC112801230 gene encoding dynamin-related protein 4C isoform X1, whose amino-acid sequence MRTSRSREDLDKECLEVQKEKTFCIVTTWADLADSTTVFLLFSKLGTSTSTIMVISLHGSIRMSQSVDKIGLRTLVVVTKADKSPEGLLEKVTADDVNIGLGYVCVRNRIGDESYEEARIEEERLFESHLMLSKIDKSIVGVPVLAQRLVQVQGMIISKTLPEIVKKINEKLTYNLSELDKLPVNLTCVADAMTAFLNLAIRC is encoded by the exons ATGAGAACCTCTCGTTCTCGTGAGGATCTCGACAAG GAGTGTTTGGAAGTGCAGAAGGAGAAGACCTTCTGTATTGTCACCACTTGGG CAGATTTGGCAGATTCAACAACTGTCTTTTTGCTCTTCTCCAAGTTAGGAACAAGTACAAGTACAATTATGGTTATAAGCTTACACGGTTCCATAAGAATGTCTCAGTCTGTGGATAAAATTGGTTTGAGAACCTTGGTTGTTGTAACAAAGGCTGATAAGTCTCCTGAAGGCTTATTGGAGAAGGTAACTGCTGATGATGTTAACATTGGTCTTGGTTATGTCTGTGTCAGGAACAGGATTGGCGATGAATCTTATGAGGAGGCGAGGATTGAAGAAGAGAGGCTTTTTGAGTCTCATCTAATGCTTTCAAAGATTGACAAATCCATTGTTGGTGTTCCTGTTCTGGCACAGAGGCTAGTTCAAGTTCAAGGCATGATCATATCCAAAACTCTGCCCGAAATTGTGAAGAAAATCAATGAGAAGCTGACTTACAATTTATCTGAGTTGGATAAGTTGCCTGTGAATCTGACTTGTGTTGCTGATGCTATGACTGCATTTTTGAATTTG GCTATTAGGTGCTAA
- the LOC112801230 gene encoding dynamin-related protein 4C isoform X2: protein MRTSRSREDLDKECLEVQKEKTFCIVTTWDLADSTTVFLLFSKLGTSTSTIMVISLHGSIRMSQSVDKIGLRTLVVVTKADKSPEGLLEKVTADDVNIGLGYVCVRNRIGDESYEEARIEEERLFESHLMLSKIDKSIVGVPVLAQRLVQVQGMIISKTLPEIVKKINEKLTYNLSELDKLPVNLTCVADAMTAFLNLAIRC, encoded by the exons ATGAGAACCTCTCGTTCTCGTGAGGATCTCGACAAG GAGTGTTTGGAAGTGCAGAAGGAGAAGACCTTCTGTATTGTCACCACTTGGG ATTTGGCAGATTCAACAACTGTCTTTTTGCTCTTCTCCAAGTTAGGAACAAGTACAAGTACAATTATGGTTATAAGCTTACACGGTTCCATAAGAATGTCTCAGTCTGTGGATAAAATTGGTTTGAGAACCTTGGTTGTTGTAACAAAGGCTGATAAGTCTCCTGAAGGCTTATTGGAGAAGGTAACTGCTGATGATGTTAACATTGGTCTTGGTTATGTCTGTGTCAGGAACAGGATTGGCGATGAATCTTATGAGGAGGCGAGGATTGAAGAAGAGAGGCTTTTTGAGTCTCATCTAATGCTTTCAAAGATTGACAAATCCATTGTTGGTGTTCCTGTTCTGGCACAGAGGCTAGTTCAAGTTCAAGGCATGATCATATCCAAAACTCTGCCCGAAATTGTGAAGAAAATCAATGAGAAGCTGACTTACAATTTATCTGAGTTGGATAAGTTGCCTGTGAATCTGACTTGTGTTGCTGATGCTATGACTGCATTTTTGAATTTG GCTATTAGGTGCTAA
- the LOC112801230 gene encoding dynamin-related protein 4C isoform X3 translates to MRTSRSREDLDKECLEVQKEKTFCIVTTWADLADSTTVFLLFSKLGTSTSTIMVISLHGSIRMSQSVDKIGLRTLVVVTKADKSPEGLLEKVTADDVNIGLGYVCVRNRIGDESYEEARIEEERLFESHLMLSKIDKSIVGVPVLAQRLVQVQGMIISKTLPEIVKKINEKLTYNLSELDKLPVNLTCVADAMTAFLNLI, encoded by the exons ATGAGAACCTCTCGTTCTCGTGAGGATCTCGACAAG GAGTGTTTGGAAGTGCAGAAGGAGAAGACCTTCTGTATTGTCACCACTTGGG CAGATTTGGCAGATTCAACAACTGTCTTTTTGCTCTTCTCCAAGTTAGGAACAAGTACAAGTACAATTATGGTTATAAGCTTACACGGTTCCATAAGAATGTCTCAGTCTGTGGATAAAATTGGTTTGAGAACCTTGGTTGTTGTAACAAAGGCTGATAAGTCTCCTGAAGGCTTATTGGAGAAGGTAACTGCTGATGATGTTAACATTGGTCTTGGTTATGTCTGTGTCAGGAACAGGATTGGCGATGAATCTTATGAGGAGGCGAGGATTGAAGAAGAGAGGCTTTTTGAGTCTCATCTAATGCTTTCAAAGATTGACAAATCCATTGTTGGTGTTCCTGTTCTGGCACAGAGGCTAGTTCAAGTTCAAGGCATGATCATATCCAAAACTCTGCCCGAAATTGTGAAGAAAATCAATGAGAAGCTGACTTACAATTTATCTGAGTTGGATAAGTTGCCTGTGAATCTGACTTGTGTTGCTGATGCTATGACTGCATTTTTGAATTTG ATATGA
- the LOC112801230 gene encoding dynamin-related protein 4C isoform X4: MRTSRSREDLDKECLEVQKEKTFCIVTTWDLADSTTVFLLFSKLGTSTSTIMVISLHGSIRMSQSVDKIGLRTLVVVTKADKSPEGLLEKVTADDVNIGLGYVCVRNRIGDESYEEARIEEERLFESHLMLSKIDKSIVGVPVLAQRLVQVQGMIISKTLPEIVKKINEKLTYNLSELDKLPVNLTCVADAMTAFLNLI, encoded by the exons ATGAGAACCTCTCGTTCTCGTGAGGATCTCGACAAG GAGTGTTTGGAAGTGCAGAAGGAGAAGACCTTCTGTATTGTCACCACTTGGG ATTTGGCAGATTCAACAACTGTCTTTTTGCTCTTCTCCAAGTTAGGAACAAGTACAAGTACAATTATGGTTATAAGCTTACACGGTTCCATAAGAATGTCTCAGTCTGTGGATAAAATTGGTTTGAGAACCTTGGTTGTTGTAACAAAGGCTGATAAGTCTCCTGAAGGCTTATTGGAGAAGGTAACTGCTGATGATGTTAACATTGGTCTTGGTTATGTCTGTGTCAGGAACAGGATTGGCGATGAATCTTATGAGGAGGCGAGGATTGAAGAAGAGAGGCTTTTTGAGTCTCATCTAATGCTTTCAAAGATTGACAAATCCATTGTTGGTGTTCCTGTTCTGGCACAGAGGCTAGTTCAAGTTCAAGGCATGATCATATCCAAAACTCTGCCCGAAATTGTGAAGAAAATCAATGAGAAGCTGACTTACAATTTATCTGAGTTGGATAAGTTGCCTGTGAATCTGACTTGTGTTGCTGATGCTATGACTGCATTTTTGAATTTG ATATGA
- the LOC112801229 gene encoding uncharacterized protein, with product MLTGIPCVHACAALSRVNKPSEDFCHHLLTMESYRETYNHHINPIPGQPLWEHAEECNRPHAPKIKRKHEKLQMKRRMDTNEKGGGGSKKSKADPKPQSNNGDNVHLKRQLGPFTCSFCGDKGHTKRGCKKKRACDAATAAVAAAVATATAEADKKKKNEGGAPASEQQLQQPQDDGDQRDGDDNPLVQSTEIAPVISDAQPVEIDISQPTAFDVEDSQKDHGIKRSSKLSPKRRSSSLATSVPVNPMHGANLGTATRLVNYMKFIPTPRFKALRKKN from the exons ATGCTTACAG GTATTCCTTGTGTGCATGCATGTGCTGCACTGTCTCGAGTTAACAAGCCATCAGAAGACTTTTGTCACCACTTGCTAACAATGGAGTCATATAGGGAAACATATAATCATCATATTAATCCAATTCCTGGACAACCATTATGGGAGCATGCAGAAGAATGTAACAGGCCACATGCACCAAAAATAAAGAGGAAACATGAAAAACTACAGATGAAAAGACGGATGGATACTAATGAGAAGGGTGGTGGAGGATCTAAAAAGTCTAAAGCTGATCCCAAGCCTCAGAGTAACAATGGAGATAATGTTCATCTAAAGAGGCAATTGGGCCCCTTTACTTGCAGTTTTTGTGGTGATAAAGGACATACAAAGAGAGGTTGCAAGAAGAAGAGAGCTTGTGATGCTGCTACGGCTGCTGTAGCTGCTGCAGTTGCTACTGCTACTGCTGAGGctgataagaagaagaaaaatgaaggagGTGCGCCTGCATCTGAGCAGCAACTTCAGCAGCCTCAAGATGATGGTGACCAACGTGATGGAGATGACAATCCTCTTGTGCAGTCTACTGAGATTGCACCAGTCATTTCTGATGCACAACCTGTAGAGATAGATATATCTCAGCCAACTGCTTTTGATGTAGAAGATTCTCAAAAG GATCATGGAATAAAAAGGTCTTCAAAATTATCACCAAAGAGAAGATCCTCTTCACTAGCAACTTCTGTGCCAGTGAATCCCATGCACGGTGCTAATTTAGGAACGGCAACAAGACTTGTCAATTATATGAAGTTCATCCCAACTCCAAGATTTAAGGCTCTaagaaagaagaattga